The proteins below come from a single Rhizobium rhizoryzae genomic window:
- a CDS encoding DEAD/DEAH box helicase yields the protein MLQRVPPAAVIEGSKFDLVAGQRFDRASFSQFVRRAGYVEEGVADDPGEVVVRDGVIDIYPAGAPGPMRIVLSDKDEVEELRGFDRISQLTESSLDRVILGPATEAILTNADINGAVPTSGTMEHVLGRLYEKMPSVVEVLGDAIIHLAPGAETRVERYFSIIEDARQARGHSGKTDNGSARSLYLSRAEWDRYAQGMAVHSLNLEPEDSQPAEGFASGAGKSVGRLVQECAKQGQTIVLTGTGKSVEALSRRLAKATCATLQHVDTWQAAISAEPGSLLKLPCTLEQGFVDRRNNIVVIAAPQNSVTNNARLFLAEPELQIGDVVVHEEHGVGVLKDVQSLYINGVARDAARLDYRDSGSLLVPMEDFGKLWRYGSEAQTVTLDRLHTQAWGKKREKIAQDIASTARHLSKIAKEREASRSETFSPPRTSYTAFTRRFPYAETSDQSEAINSVLSDLSSGRPMNRLICGDVGFGKTEVALRAAAAVALAGGQVVVIAPTTVLARQHFATFEQRFAGSGISVGMLSRLVKAGEAKQVKAELAEGSLRIVVATQAVLAKDVRFARLALLIVDEEHRFGLRQKRAMAALAPSLHVLAMSATPIPRTLQSAMVGIQEVSLLMTPPRRRMPVRTTLLAFDSASVRIALMREFRRGGQSFVVVPRIEDITAVEARLRQIVPELAIRVAHGKMPVAALDEAVVSFAAGEGDILLATNIIENGLDVPRANTMFVWRADLFGLAQLHQLRGRVGRSGTQGAAIFLTDENTKLSEEARLRLSTLVENDRLGSGLSISMRDFDLRGGGDLAGEDQAGHIKAIGIGLYQKLLADAVVKHRTPMKDAEEQTFLNFGVSGGIPANYVSDPAVRLHLYAKLSRASSPKALADLEEEFEDRFGEPPQEVKLLFRRTRLKLAASRLGIAKFEAGPKALAITIKEKASLRVWASFAKAENAILEKNRLLFEASRAADNEPLYFFETMVASAQKRCKPGIRKRTRN from the coding sequence ATGCTGCAACGGGTGCCGCCGGCGGCAGTCATCGAGGGCAGCAAGTTCGATCTGGTCGCGGGCCAGCGGTTCGACAGAGCAAGTTTTTCGCAATTCGTTCGACGCGCCGGTTACGTCGAGGAAGGTGTGGCAGACGATCCCGGTGAGGTGGTGGTGCGGGATGGAGTGATAGACATCTACCCTGCAGGAGCTCCAGGCCCGATGCGAATTGTCTTGTCGGACAAGGATGAGGTCGAGGAACTGCGGGGCTTCGACCGGATATCCCAGCTCACGGAAAGCTCTCTGGATCGGGTAATTCTGGGGCCTGCCACAGAAGCCATCTTAACAAATGCCGATATCAATGGAGCAGTTCCGACATCAGGGACGATGGAACATGTTCTGGGTCGCCTCTATGAAAAAATGCCCAGCGTTGTCGAGGTCTTGGGTGATGCGATCATACATCTGGCTCCTGGCGCTGAAACACGCGTTGAGCGGTATTTCAGCATTATCGAAGATGCACGGCAAGCTCGCGGGCATTCCGGTAAAACTGACAACGGCTCCGCGCGGTCGCTTTACTTGAGCCGTGCGGAATGGGATCGATATGCTCAGGGCATGGCGGTACATAGTCTCAATCTTGAACCGGAGGACAGTCAACCCGCAGAAGGCTTCGCCTCCGGTGCTGGTAAATCCGTGGGGAGGCTGGTTCAGGAATGTGCGAAGCAAGGGCAAACCATCGTCCTTACCGGGACAGGCAAGAGCGTAGAAGCACTGTCTCGGCGTCTCGCAAAAGCAACTTGCGCGACCTTGCAGCATGTCGACACGTGGCAGGCCGCGATATCGGCGGAACCCGGCAGTCTCTTGAAGCTCCCATGCACGCTAGAACAGGGCTTTGTTGACAGGAGGAACAATATTGTTGTGATCGCGGCCCCGCAAAACAGTGTAACGAACAACGCGCGTCTATTCCTGGCGGAGCCGGAGCTGCAGATCGGTGATGTCGTGGTTCACGAAGAGCATGGTGTCGGCGTCCTGAAAGACGTGCAGAGCCTCTACATAAACGGCGTCGCCCGCGACGCAGCCCGCCTTGACTATCGCGACAGCGGATCGCTTCTCGTGCCGATGGAGGATTTCGGCAAATTATGGCGCTATGGATCCGAGGCGCAGACCGTAACGCTTGATCGGCTGCACACGCAGGCCTGGGGAAAAAAGCGCGAAAAAATCGCCCAGGATATTGCATCTACGGCTCGACATTTGAGCAAGATCGCCAAGGAAAGAGAGGCATCGCGATCCGAAACATTCTCGCCGCCGCGAACTTCATACACAGCGTTTACGCGACGATTCCCCTATGCGGAAACGTCAGACCAGAGCGAGGCCATCAATTCCGTGCTCTCGGATCTTTCGTCCGGCCGCCCGATGAACCGTCTGATCTGCGGAGATGTCGGGTTCGGCAAAACGGAGGTTGCCTTGCGAGCGGCTGCGGCGGTTGCCCTTGCCGGGGGGCAGGTTGTTGTTATCGCGCCGACCACCGTTCTGGCCCGTCAACACTTTGCGACTTTCGAACAGCGTTTTGCAGGTTCAGGCATTTCAGTTGGGATGCTGTCGAGGCTCGTCAAAGCTGGCGAGGCAAAGCAAGTGAAGGCAGAGCTTGCCGAAGGCAGCCTTCGCATCGTCGTTGCGACGCAGGCGGTACTGGCCAAAGATGTGCGTTTTGCTCGCCTCGCGCTTCTGATCGTCGATGAAGAACACCGCTTCGGACTGCGACAAAAGCGGGCGATGGCCGCGCTCGCACCCTCTTTGCATGTACTTGCCATGTCGGCGACACCCATCCCCCGGACACTGCAATCGGCGATGGTCGGGATCCAGGAGGTAAGCTTGCTAATGACACCGCCGCGAAGGCGGATGCCTGTCCGCACCACGCTTTTGGCCTTCGACAGCGCGTCCGTCCGTATCGCACTGATGCGCGAGTTCAGGCGTGGCGGGCAGAGCTTTGTCGTCGTGCCGCGCATCGAGGACATCACCGCGGTCGAGGCGCGACTGCGCCAGATCGTTCCGGAGCTTGCGATCCGAGTTGCGCATGGAAAGATGCCTGTAGCTGCCCTGGATGAAGCGGTCGTGTCTTTCGCGGCAGGCGAGGGCGATATACTACTGGCCACCAACATCATCGAAAACGGCCTCGACGTTCCCCGGGCGAACACAATGTTCGTCTGGCGTGCAGACCTGTTTGGACTAGCGCAGCTCCATCAATTGCGCGGGCGAGTCGGGCGCTCTGGCACGCAAGGCGCGGCAATCTTCCTGACAGACGAGAACACGAAATTGTCTGAGGAAGCGCGCCTGCGGCTATCGACGCTCGTCGAAAACGATCGGCTTGGCTCAGGCCTGTCAATCAGCATGCGTGATTTTGATCTGCGCGGCGGAGGGGACCTCGCTGGCGAGGATCAGGCCGGGCACATCAAGGCTATTGGCATTGGTCTCTATCAGAAGCTGCTGGCGGATGCAGTCGTAAAGCATCGCACGCCGATGAAGGACGCGGAGGAGCAGACATTTCTCAACTTCGGAGTTTCAGGAGGCATACCAGCAAACTATGTGTCCGATCCGGCGGTGCGTCTTCATCTATATGCCAAGTTGAGCCGAGCCTCTTCACCGAAAGCGCTGGCGGATTTAGAAGAGGAATTCGAAGATCGTTTCGGCGAGCCGCCGCAGGAAGTAAAACTACTCTTCAGAAGAACCCGCTTAAAGCTCGCCGCGTCACGACTCGGCATCGCCAAATTTGAGGCCGGACCAAAAGCATTGGCCATTACGATCAAGGAAAAGGCGTCTCTCC